From Eubacterium sp. 1001713B170207_170306_E7, the proteins below share one genomic window:
- a CDS encoding YafY family protein codes for MRVDRLVSIIMILLDKKRVGAQELADMFEVSPRTIYRDIDAIGMAGIPVRGASGVGGGFEIMENYKLDKKVFTAADLSAILMGLSSLSNIVRGEELVNALAKIKSFIPADRAKDIELKANQICIDLSLWMGNQSIQAYLEIVKTALQESRLLSFEYADRYGNKTVRTAEPYQLVLKSSHWYFQGYCHIRNDFRLFRLSRISSLQMKAEIFTPRDYQKPQLDFTDILATMQIKIKIRIHHSVMDRVLDFCSYEDLTPDGDTYYIARFPFIENDFYYSILLSFGDKCECLEPLHIRTEMKRRIQDIAALYQR; via the coding sequence ATGAGAGTAGACAGGCTTGTCAGCATTATTATGATACTCCTTGATAAAAAACGGGTAGGAGCCCAGGAGTTAGCAGATATGTTTGAAGTTTCACCCCGCACAATCTACCGCGACATAGACGCGATCGGCATGGCAGGCATTCCTGTTCGCGGGGCATCAGGAGTAGGCGGCGGCTTTGAAATTATGGAGAACTATAAGCTTGATAAAAAGGTTTTTACAGCTGCTGACCTTTCCGCTATTTTGATGGGGCTTTCCAGTCTTTCCAATATTGTACGGGGTGAAGAGCTGGTAAACGCCCTTGCGAAAATCAAAAGCTTTATCCCGGCCGACAGAGCCAAAGACATTGAATTAAAGGCAAATCAAATTTGTATCGATTTAAGTCTGTGGATGGGTAACCAAAGCATACAGGCATATCTCGAGATTGTCAAAACGGCTTTGCAGGAAAGCCGCCTGCTTTCCTTTGAATATGCAGACCGTTACGGGAATAAGACCGTACGAACAGCCGAGCCTTATCAGCTTGTATTGAAAAGCAGTCATTGGTATTTTCAGGGCTATTGCCATATACGAAATGATTTTCGCTTATTCAGGCTGTCCCGCATATCAAGCCTGCAAATGAAAGCGGAAATTTTTACACCGCGGGATTATCAAAAACCACAGTTGGATTTTACGGATATTCTGGCAACGATGCAGATAAAAATCAAAATTCGTATTCATCACTCTGTAATGGACAGGGTCCTTGATTTCTGCTCTTATGAAGACTTGACGCCAGACGGTGATACGTATTATATTGCTCGTTTTCCTTTTATAGAGAACGACTTCTACTACAGTATTCTGCTCAGCTTTGGAGATAAATGCGAGTGCCTGGAGCCGTTACATATCCGCACAGAAATGAAACGCAGAATACAGGATATAGCTGCCTTATACCAAAGATAG
- a CDS encoding isochorismatase family cysteine hydrolase, producing MQKKALVIIDIQNDITKNYKEIIGNINKAVDWAVDHKIHVVYIRHENLSAGTRTFKPNTYGSELTPDLRVVSENIFTKCKGNALTSEAFAEFISENEICDFYLAGADAVACVKSTCYNLRKANYGVSVLSDCIASYDKKKIEEMLRYYESKGSKIICLEDLSN from the coding sequence ATGCAGAAGAAAGCCCTGGTCATAATAGACATTCAAAATGACATAACAAAGAATTATAAGGAGATTATTGGTAATATCAATAAAGCGGTTGATTGGGCAGTCGATCATAAGATTCATGTGGTTTATATAAGACATGAAAATTTATCAGCGGGCACGAGGACTTTTAAACCCAATACATATGGGTCTGAATTAACTCCAGATTTGAGAGTCGTGTCAGAGAATATTTTTACAAAATGCAAAGGAAACGCCTTAACCAGTGAAGCGTTTGCCGAATTTATCAGCGAAAATGAAATATGTGATTTCTACCTGGCGGGGGCAGATGCTGTTGCCTGTGTTAAATCAACCTGCTACAATTTACGCAAAGCGAACTATGGTGTCAGCGTACTCTCAGACTGCATTGCCAGTTATGACAAAAAGAAAATAGAGGAGATGCTGCGCTATTATGAAAGTAAGGGCAGTAAAATCATTTGTTTAGAGGATCTGTCAAATTAA